The DNA segment CTCACCGGTATGTGACGTCGCCGCCGGGCACGTTCAGCGTCTCCATGTACCGCTCGTACACCCGCTGCTGCGGCCATGCCTCGGGTGTGGGCGGCCACTGCGCGGAGTTGACGGCCTCGGTCTCGGCATGTACCAGACGCGGGCACTGCGCCAGCGCCGCCACCACCGCCGGCCAGTCCATCGTCCCCTGTCCGGGGATCAGGTGTTGGTCGGATTGCCCGTCGTTGTCGTGCAGGTGGACAGTCACGACATAGGGCGCGAAGGCCGCCAGCACCGCCGCCGCGTTGCCTGTGACGTGGGCGTGACCCGAGTCATAGCAGATGCCCACGGCCGGGTGGTCATACTCAGCCACGAAGGCCAGCAACTCCTCGTTGGTCATCACGTAGCCGGGCAGGCCGTTCTCGAGGGCCAGGAGAACCCCGAGGGCCTCGGCGCGCGGGACTAGCCTATCCACGCACTGCCGCGCTCGATCCCACGAGGCGGGCTTCGGCTCGTCGGCACGCAGCGGTCCGATGTGCAGCACGTACGTCCGCGCCCCGATCGCGGCGGTGCTCTCCATCAGGCCTGCATGGGCCTGCATCAGGGCCTCGCGGGCCGCGTCATCGGGATCGTTCATCCCGCCGGGCCCGATATCGAGTCCATGGCAGGCCGAGCCGCGCAGGCCCAGACTCTCCAAGATGCGCCCCGCCTGCTGCGCCTGCGCGGGCACCCGCAGGTCGAACTGCGCGCGCTCGGACCCGAGCACAACCGCATGGAAGCCGGCCTCCGCGACCTCGGCATACGAGGTCTGAAAGTCGGTCATGTCGGCGGAGTACACATACTGCGCGAGATCCATGGTGCGTGCCATCATCACACTCCCGCAGACCGAGACGCCGGCTCACGGTCGGTCCGGACCATCGTCCGTTGGTACCTGGCCGGGGTCAGGGAACCACCCTCGGTAGGGTCTGTAGATCATGTACGGCCGTAGCGTCCCATTCGGCAGACGCTCCATGAAGCGCCGGCCGACCTCCTCGTACGCATGCCCGCACCGGCAGCGGTGCAGGATGTGGAAGGCGCGGTCGGCGACGTCTTGCACGACCACGATCTCATAGGTGCCGGGCCCATGCCAGAAGCTCCCGCGGCACCGGCCTTCATGGCACGGCGGCGGCCACTTGCGTTCCAGCAGATCCTGCGCTCCCAGCAACACGACGACCACAACCGCGTAGGCCACAGGCCCCAGGATGAGCCCGGCGGCCGCTCCGGGCCAGCCAAAACGCTGGCCACCCAGCAGGGCGGCGGCAAGCGCCGACAGCCCCAGTCCCATCAGTGTCAGGCAGTCACTGAGTCCGACTCTCATACACATGCACGCCCAGCGGCGCGAAGTCGTCGGTCAGGCTCCCCGCCTCGGCCGTGACCGTCCGGTTCTCGAACAGCACCGTCACCTTCCCCGCCTTCAGCAAGGGCGACGCGACCTTCGCCTGGCAGGGCTTCGGGTCGCGGTTGACGGCGATGATGACCGTGCGGTCGGCCAGCTTCTTCTCCCAGCAATGGACTTCCTGACCCTCCGCCGGCTGCTCGATCCACATCCGCACCGGCGCCTGTGCGGCCAGCACGGGCCTGAGCGTGTTGATCTGGGAAACGGTCCGCTTCAGCGCGTCCCACGCGGCCGGCACGTTCGCCACCGTCAGGAAGGCGGTGCCGCCCTGCCCCCACCACCACCAGCACAGGCCGCTGCTCTCGTGGGCGATGGCCATGAAGGCCGCCGCGTGCATCGTCGCCGGGTCAGGCCAGAACTTGGCCGGGTCGGCCTCCGCCCCGCGCTGCTTGCCGTCGTAGCAGTGCACGATGGACATGATGGGCACACCGGGCTTGAGGTACTCCCGATGCTTCTCGAAGTTCTTCAGATTGGCCGCCGGAGTGCCGTAGTCCATGCTCCAGTACACGTCGTAGCTGTCGTGGTAATCCGGCATCATGTGCATCTGGGCCACGGTGACGATGACCGGGCGGCTCGGGTCGAGCCGGTGGATGAGCTGGTACAGCCCGCGCAGTTGGTCGGGCGACACGTACTGATGCGGGAGGTCCGGTTCATCGAAAAGATACCAGGCCAGTAGCGCCGGGTGGTTCATCAGTGCGCCGATGCGCTCGGCCACGAAGTCGAAGTCGTTGGCCTGCAGTGCCGCCCGGTTGAAGCCGATGAACGCCTCCAGCCCGTTCTTCCGGCACGCGTCGAGGTACTGCAGGGCGCTCGCATTGTCGCCGGCGCCGTCCCAGTTGTAGCAGTGGACATAGTCATACCCGCCCTTCGCCACCTCGGGCATGTCCTCGATCCGCACCCCATACATCCCCAGCAGGAACCGGGGCTTGCCGTCGAAGGCGATGCCGCCCTGCGGCAGCCACTGCTTCTGCACGAGGCCCTTGGCGTGCGTCAGGTAGATCACGCGCTCGCCGCGGTTGCCGGCAGCGTCCCAGGCCTCCACCTTGAGCCGGTGCAGCCCCGGCTTCCAGGCCACGGCCGGCCGGAACGCGATCTGCTTGCCGACCAACTCGCCCCGCTTGGTCGCGTCATGTCCGTCCAGCGTCAGCTTGAACTTCGTGACACCGACGTTGTCCGTCACGCCGATGGTGACGCGCTGTTCGGCCTGAGCGAGGAAGGCGTGGTCGGGCGCGATGGCCGGGTCGTTGCAGTCGGCCGTGACGGGCGCGGTCTGCTTGAACGACCAGACCGCCGAAGTGGCCAGCGAGGCCGGCGCCAGCACCCGCCAGTACCACTGCCCCGGCGCAAGGGGCTTCTCAGGCGACAGCGTGTTCTCCTTGAGGCCCGGGAAGCGCAGAGTCTTGTCGGCGGGGAAGTCCGGGCTGGGCGCCAGCTCCAGCGTCATCGTGCCCGGCGTCTTGATGGCCCACGCGAAGCGCGGGGTATTGTCGGCCAACTCGGTCTCATGGCCCGGCTCCCGCAGCACGACATGCTGGGTGATCTCGGTGAGCGCGATGTCATCGAACCAGCCGATGCCCGTGCCGCGCAGCGACAGGAAGATGATGGCGAAGCCCGCGTTGGCCGGCGCGCGGCAGGCGTCGGTGCTGATCTGCTTCCAGTCCTTGGTCCCATACAGCCCGTCCGCGTAGTCGCCGGAGGCCAGCCACTTGCCCTCCTTGTCGGCGAACTCAATGATGACCGTCACGCCCGTGGGGGACTTGTCGCCCAGCGTGACGCCCTTCACGTCGTCCGACTTCACCCACGCCGACACCTGGTACAGCTTCCCCTCCACCGCCGGGATGTTCTGCACCAGGTAGATGCCCGTCGTGTCGGTCTGCGTGGCCGGGATCGTGACACGCGCGCTCTGCTTACCGCCGTGCTTGACCTCCGTGTCCACCGCGGCCCGGGGATTGCTCGACCACTTGCCGAGGCCCTCCTCAAAGCCCCCATTGGGCACGGTCAGGTCCTGGCGGTCGTACTCCCGCTGGCTCAGGAAAGCCCGCCGGGCCGCGACGGTAGCCGGGGCGGCCGGCTCAACGGTGATCTCGATGGTCTTCTGGTAGCGTTGGGGCTGCTTGCCGTCGGAGCCGAGCACGGCCACCAGGAAGAGCCCCTGCCCGCCCGCGCGGCGGTCCTGGATGTGGAAGCCCTCGCACCGTACGATGATGCTGCGCTCAGGCTGCTCGAAGCGGACCTCCCGGGAGAAGTTCAGGTGGCTGAACTTGCCGCCCAGGTCGAGCGTCTGGGGCTTGCCGTCGCGGACGAGGTGCGCCGTGTTGCCGTCCATGGCCAGGGCCCCGGGCTGCAGGTTCAGGGACAGCTCCGTCGGTCCGGCGGCGGTCACCGTGGTGTCCACCGTGATGCGGCAGGTCTGGCCCTCCAGGGCCGCTGCCATGGCGACCTCCTGGTTGCCGGCCACCTGCTTCTTCCACGAGGCCCCGGTGGCGGTCGTCGCTACCGTGGCGCCGTTCATGTCGAAGCGCCCGCCCTTCCATTCCGGCGTATAGCCCGCCAGGTGCAGGCCCTGGGCCAGCGCGGCGCCGGCATACTGGATGGCGTCCGCTCCCGTCGGGCCAACGGTCATTTGCCACGGCGGCGCGGCGACAGTCTGCTGCGCCGCCACGGGCAGCGCCGCCAGCAAGAGAACGATGGGCAGTACGGTGTGTCGCATGGGTGTCATCCTCACCATTGGTAGACATGCACGTCGAGCGGGGCAAAGACATCTACGAGGTCCTTGCCTGCAGTCAGCACGCGGTCCTCAAACAGCACCTGCACCTTCGTCCCGGCCTTCAGCTTCGGCAGCGCGCCCTGCATGAGCTGGGGGCGCCGGGTCGTGTTCACGATGATGCACGTGGTCTTGCCCCCCACTCGCCACAGGCAGGCGTCCAGCGCCCCGGTCGGGGATACGGCTGGCTTGGCCTTCTGTGGCGCGGACAGAAACACGGGCTCCAGCCGCCGCAGCTCTGAGGCCAGCGAGAGCAGCTCCCCGAAGCGCTCGGGCCAGCGCGAGATGGCGCACTTGGCGTTGCCCGCCGCCCAATAGCACAGCCCCTTGACCCCGTGGTTGAGGGCCAGGTAGCTCATGCACCGCAACTCCTGACCCGTGGGCCGGTATGTCTTCCCATCTTCGGGCTGCCCGGTGGCAGCCACCGACCAGTCGAAGCCCTGGGCGATGAACCAGACCGGCTTGCGGCCCTGCTGGTTGGCCGCGGCCTGGTCCAGCACAGTGGAGATGGCGGTCATGGGGTCGCGCGGCACGGGGTACACATCGGGTCCCAGCACATCGGCATTCGCCGCGAAGGCCGCGTACTGCGACGGCCCGGCGATGCAGGCCGTGAAGGGGTGGTGTGGATCCAGCATCCTCGTCATCGCCTGCACGCCGGTCACGAGGGCGGGGTCAAAGGTCTCCCCCTCGATCTCGTCGGTCCAGTAGCCGAGCAGCGCCGGGTGCAGCATGTTGCGTAGCGGGCCCGTCAGCAGCAGGTTCCGCGCCTCAAGCGGCGTCTTGGCGGTGCGAGCGGCCGACACGCCGATGATGATCTTCAGTCCCGCCGCGTGGGTCGCGTCCATCTCCGCTTTCCCCGACGGGCCGCCGGTCAGGATGTACGTAAACCCGGCGTTGAACAGCTCGTCCAGGTGCTTGCTGTCGTCGTAGTCGTAGAGGCCCAGCGGGAAGAAGGCCTCGCCCCCATCGCGCGCCAGGTTCAGGTCGCGGCCGATGTGGTAGCCCGGCCGGGCGGTCTGGTTCACCGAGAACTGCCAGGCCCGCCGCGTGACATGCCCGGCCTTATCGGTGGCGGTCACGGCGACCTGGTAGTCGCCGAAGAACAGCGCCACCTCGGCGGAGATGGCGGCCTGGCGGCCAGTCGTCACCCGCGCCTGCTTGAGGCGCTTGCCGTCCAGGAACAGCTCCGCCCCGGCGATGCCCCCGGCGTCGGTCAGGCTTGCGCTCAGGGTCACATTCCCGCCCACCGTGGCG comes from the bacterium genome and includes:
- a CDS encoding sugar phosphate isomerase/epimerase; translated protein: MARTMDLAQYVYSADMTDFQTSYAEVAEAGFHAVVLGSERAQFDLRVPAQAQQAGRILESLGLRGSACHGLDIGPGGMNDPDDAAREALMQAHAGLMESTAAIGARTYVLHIGPLRADEPKPASWDRARQCVDRLVPRAEALGVLLALENGLPGYVMTNEELLAFVAEYDHPAVGICYDSGHAHVTGNAAAVLAAFAPYVVTVHLHDNDGQSDQHLIPGQGTMDWPAVVAALAQCPRLVHAETEAVNSAQWPPTPEAWPQQRVYERYMETLNVPGGDVTYR
- a CDS encoding Ig-like domain-containing protein; its protein translation is MLLRMPAMALAMCLVVSLVHAAAFQADFEQGAGAAPTGWKIAYNEGHGIATWESEGYRGARCVSVEGTAENEFTAWVGERFAVQPNTPYVITVMLKSRQGAGPPGLSVGGKHHYLPSSLDWTRWQMRFTTPADMTSTQVQLYLYHRPGQKVWFDDVSVVPAADVVVPLEPADSAIAPTAPTRLAWQGGSGAGYTVLIGRQETLDQPEHRLTVTGTETRPPALAPGLWYWAAVPTAPSAEAERQALQTAEVRCFLITGEVAQEHRDTTPPVISALQPRPDATVGGNVTLSASLTDAGGIAGAELFLDGKRLKQARVTTGRQAAISAEVALFFGDYQVAVTATDKAGHVTRRAWQFSVNQTARPGYHIGRDLNLARDGGEAFFPLGLYDYDDSKHLDELFNAGFTYILTGGPSGKAEMDATHAAGLKIIIGVSAARTAKTPLEARNLLLTGPLRNMLHPALLGYWTDEIEGETFDPALVTGVQAMTRMLDPHHPFTACIAGPSQYAAFAANADVLGPDVYPVPRDPMTAISTVLDQAAANQQGRKPVWFIAQGFDWSVAATGQPEDGKTYRPTGQELRCMSYLALNHGVKGLCYWAAGNAKCAISRWPERFGELLSLASELRRLEPVFLSAPQKAKPAVSPTGALDACLWRVGGKTTCIIVNTTRRPQLMQGALPKLKAGTKVQVLFEDRVLTAGKDLVDVFAPLDVHVYQW